AGGACGAGCCGCCGAAGGAGCTGGCCTCCTTCCCGGAGCTGGCGGACCTGGTGGCCGCGGACCTGTATGCGTCCACGGCGCTGTGGCGCTACCCGGAGCTGACCACGTCGGTGCTGCGCGTGTGCTACACGCTGGGGCCCTCGGCGCAGGGCACGCTGGCCACCTTCCTCCGAGGCCGGCGCGTGCCCATGGTGGCGGGGTATGATCCGCTCTTCCAGTTCATGCACGAGGACGACGTGGCGGCGGCCATCGCGCTCACGGTGGAGAAGCGCGTGCGCGGCGTCTTCAACATCGCGGGTCCGCAACCGCTGCCGCTGTCCGTCATCATCCGCCAGGCCCAGCGCCAGCCGGTGCCGCTGCCCATGATGGTGCTGCGCCAGCTCCTCGGCCGCTTCGGGCTGCCGAGGCTGCCCCCCGGAGCGCTCTACCACCTGCAATACCCCATCGTGGTGGACGCTCGCGCCTTCAAGGAGGCCACGGGCTTCGCCTACCGCTCCGACGAGGTGCAGACCATCCAGTCCTTCCTGGAGGCGCATCCCCCCCCGCGTCCACGACGGGAGGAACTCTTCGACCGGCTCGAAGCCCTGGGGGTGCTGCGATAGTCGTCAGGAGTGCTCCAGACACGCCTCCTCGTACTCCCAGTGCTCGGAGGCATCCCCCGCTTCGAGCAGGTGCCTCACCGCATCCAGGGAGACGGATGGGGGGACATCGACAGCGAACAGGTTCGGAATGTGGCTCTGCTCGGTGTCGCACCCGAGCGCCTCCAGCTGGCGCCGCAGCTCAGGGGCCTTGGAATCCTCATAGGCGATGACCCGCAGCGTGCTGTGCCCGGAGGGGCGCACGACCTCGACGAAGCCGAGCGTGCCATCGTCACGAGGCACCGCCGAGACGACGTCCTCGTAGGCGACTCCACGAGCGAAGAAGGGGATGTTGCCGAGCCGGTAGAGCCCATCGCCCAGGGGCGTGGCCCACATGCTCTCGCACGTCACGGGCGGATAACCATCCTCATCCTGCTGTAGTTCGAAGAAGACCTTGACCGAGTGCTCGGAAGCATCACCAGCCATTTCGCACCCTCATTCCTGCTTGTCGCCTTTCTTGATGTTGCAGTCACGGCATAGAACCTGGCCGTTCTCGGGGTCACCCTTACCGCCCTTGGCTTTTGGGATGACGTGGTCGACCTGTGCCTCGTTGGGCGGAGGAGTGGTGTCCTTGGTGTGCTTCTGACCTGGAACTGTCTCCACCTTGCAGTTCTCGCAGATGATCTTTCCGTCGTTCTGCGTGGCGTTCTTCTCCTTGACGAGCGACTTCCCCTTCTTCGTGAACGGAAGGCGGCTTCGATCCTTGCCGGCAATTGCTTCGACCGTGGGGTGCTGCTCCAGGCCGTCCGTCCCCGTCTCTGGCAACGATGGCCAGGAGCAAACCAGAGCACACGAAGGAATCGTATGGGTCTGGTCGGGAGCGGGGGCGAGCACCCGCACCTCGATTGAGCCCAACAGGGTGAGCAGGGCGAGCAGAAGAGACTGAATCATGGGTGGACCATAACGCACCGCATTCCGCTGTCCTGGGGGCTCGCGGTCAGGCCCCCATCCCGGCTAGCCTCCCGGTCCAGTCTCGACCGAGGGGGATTCGATGGTCGTCGTACCGTCCGTTCTGGATGCGGTCACCGTCCACGCCGAGGGCGCGCTCTGCACGCGGCTGGCGTCGGTTCCGTCCGACAACGGGAGATTTCCCGTGCAGGTGCGCATCGCCGGCCTGCCGCTGGGTCTGCGCACCGGCTCGCTCCGCGCCTCCGTGCTGAAGGGCCCCCACGGGCTCCGCGTCCGTGACATCCGCCCCGCCTTCGACGTGCGGCTGCCTCCGGAGACGGACATCCCCGCCGCGCAGCGCGCCCTGGAGGAGGCCCAGGAGAAGCTCGCCGTTGTCTCCGCCGAGCTGGAGCGGGTGCAGCGCGACATCGCGGCCCTGCAGAAGCTCAAGCCCTCCTTCCCGCCCCGCAAG
This is a stretch of genomic DNA from Archangium violaceum. It encodes these proteins:
- a CDS encoding DUF4265 domain-containing protein, coding for MAGDASEHSVKVFFELQQDEDGYPPVTCESMWATPLGDGLYRLGNIPFFARGVAYEDVVSAVPRDDGTLGFVEVVRPSGHSTLRVIAYEDSKAPELRRQLEALGCDTEQSHIPNLFAVDVPPSVSLDAVRHLLEAGDASEHWEYEEACLEHS
- a CDS encoding HNH endonuclease, producing the protein MIQSLLLALLTLLGSIEVRVLAPAPDQTHTIPSCALVCSWPSLPETGTDGLEQHPTVEAIAGKDRSRLPFTKKGKSLVKEKNATQNDGKIICENCKVETVPGQKHTKDTTPPPNEAQVDHVIPKAKGGKGDPENGQVLCRDCNIKKGDKQE
- a CDS encoding SDR family oxidoreductase, which gives rise to MRVLILGIGGAVAQRVALALRDKGHTVLGIDTRPWEDAPSDIELHAVDLRKRAAEDVFRTRRPEAVVHMATVTSLRVQGEERHRINLGGTRVVFEHCRAYGVKHAVFVGRHTFYGAAPDSALYHTEDEPPKELASFPELADLVAADLYASTALWRYPELTTSVLRVCYTLGPSAQGTLATFLRGRRVPMVAGYDPLFQFMHEDDVAAAIALTVEKRVRGVFNIAGPQPLPLSVIIRQAQRQPVPLPMMVLRQLLGRFGLPRLPPGALYHLQYPIVVDARAFKEATGFAYRSDEVQTIQSFLEAHPPPRPRREELFDRLEALGVLR